A portion of the Cryptomeria japonica chromosome 5, Sugi_1.0, whole genome shotgun sequence genome contains these proteins:
- the LOC131075600 gene encoding L-type lectin-domain containing receptor kinase SIT1 has translation MTAFCQLRSLFSVVLPWLLFSSHFASAKTFRYGDFNESSIILLKDASIRSHRVLTLTNQTQRTMSRVLYPSPIKIKASNNSVLSFSTTFVFSIAAPSEGMHGNGLAFIMAPNKSIVGATDSQYLGLSTPTTNGLESNHYLAVEFDTVYDPDLGDIDDNHVGVNKNGVKSFASQPAAYWTDKGHFNNLSMKSGENIQAWIDYDHVKDRLNVSIAVVGMEKPVRPLISVTKFNLSAVLKDEVYVGFTSSTGTYAIEGHYILGWSFSTEGKVPSLDLSDLPSFIKKKPITKSRGFTAGVTVPSLVVFLVAVLFALHKVKEIKEREKIEEWELEFWPHRIPYKELKAATQNFRNDQLVGCGGFGRVYKGVLGRSGLEVAVKCITKDSTAGMKDFISEISSVGRLQHRNLVQLRGWCRKNKELFIVYDYMPNGSLDKLIFPNPKEKTEVLSWARRYAILKGIAAGLLYLHEQWERRVVHRDVKSSNVLLDSELNAKLGDFGLARLYDHTQNPETTRVVGTVGYIAPEVTNTGKVTPSSDVFSFGVVLLEVACGRRPVDLSKENEQIVLVDWVKNSYQNGEILHAADPDLDGAYDAEEMELVLKLGLVCSHPEPEKRLGIGTVLQILEGQAPFPSHQIQWISYDTSCKDYGSVIVHITDEEVTTDQLGSVPVSVESATTSTSHGYDKDSDYDVGR, from the exons ATGACTGCTTTTTGCCAGCTAAGATCCCTTTTTAGCGTAGTGCTGCCATGGCTGTTGTTCAGCTCACACTTTGCCAGCGCCAAGACTTTCAGGTATGGAGATTTCAACGAATCAAGTATAATATTGCTAAAGGATGCTTCAATACGCTCTCATCGGGTGCTCACCCTAACCAATCAAACCCAGCGTACAATGAGTCGTGTTCTGTACCCCAGCCCCATCAAAATAAAAGCCAGCAATAATTCAGTTTTGTCATTCAGCACTACCTTTGTCTTCTCCATTGCGGCTCCATCGGAGGGAATGCATGGGAATGGATTAGCCTTTATCATGGCTCCCAATAAGTCCATAGTAGGCGCCACAGATTCCCAGTATCTTGGACTCTCCACGCCTACAACAAATGGGCTTGAATCCAACCATTATCTAGCAGTCGAATTTGATACAGTTTATGACCCGGATCTTGGAGATATAGACGACAACCATGTTGGGGTTAATAAAAATGGCGTTAAGTCATTCGCATCTCAGCCCGCAGCCTATTGGACTGACAAAGGTCATTTCAACAATTTGAGTATGAAAAGTGGAGAGAATATCCAAGCCTGGATTGATTATGATCATGTTAAAGACCGACTTAATGTGAGTATTGCAGTCGTCGGGATGGAGAAGCCTGTGCGGCCATTGATATCGGTTACGAAATTCAATCTTTCTGCAGTTTTGAAGGATGAAGTGTATGTGGGGTTTACTTCATCCACAGGGACTTATGCTATTGAAGGTCATTACATTCTCGGCTGGAGCTTCAGTACGGAAG GGAAAGTACCGTCCCTAGATCTCTCAGATCTACCTTCATTCATCAAGAAAAAGCCGATAACTAAATCCAGAGGCTTTACCGCCGGTGTGACTGTACCATCTCTGGTTGTGTTCCTTGTTGCCGTTCTGTTTGCGTTACATAAagtgaaagaaataaaagagagGGAGAAGATTGAAGAATGGGAGCTAGAGTTTTGGCCTCACAGAATTCCCTACAAAGAGTTAAAAGCTGCCACACAAAACTTCCGAAATGATCAGCTGGTGGGTTGCGGGGGTTTCGGACGAGTTTACAAGGGCGTTCTCGGCAGAAGTGGCCTGGAAGTTGCAGTGAAATGCATCACAAAGGACTCTACTGCAGGAATGAAGGACTTTATTTCTGAAATCTCCAGCGTGGGTCGTCTCCAGCACAGAAACCTTGTTCAATTGCGGGGCTGGTGTAGGAAAAACAAGGAGCTGTTTATTGTTTATGACTATATGCCAAACGGAAGCCTGGATAAATTGATATTCCCAAATCCAAAAGAAAAAACAGAAGTTCTTTCATGGGCCCGAAGATATGCAATTCTGAAGGGGATCGCTGCAGGGTTGTTGTATCTTCACGAGCAATGGGAACGCAGAGTGGTTCACAGAGACGTGAAATCCAGCAATGTGTTACTCGATTCAGAGCTTAACGCAAAGCTTGGGGATTTTGGGCTTGCTCGTTTGTACGATCACACCCAAAATCCAGAGACAACTCGGGTCGTGGGGACTGTTGGGTATATCGCTCCAGAAGTCACGAATACAGGGAAAGTTACTCCAAGCTCCGATGTATTCAGTTTTGGTGTTGTTTTGCTGGAAGTTGCATGTGGCAGGAGGCCCGTAGATTTGTCCAAGGAGAATGAACAGATTGTTTTGGTGGATTGGGTGAAGAATTCATACCAAAATGGAGAAATCTTGCACGCAGCTGACCCAGATCTTGATGGTGCGTATGATGCGGAAGAAATGGAATTAGTGCTGAAATTGGGATTGGTTTGTTCTCATCCTGAACCAGAAAAAAGGCTTGGCATTGGAACGGTCCTGCAAATACTGGAAGGCCAGGCACCTTTTCCATCTCATCAGATTCAGTGGATTTCATATGATACGAGTTGCAAAGATTATGGCAGTGTTATTGTTCATATTACAGATGAAGAAGTAACTACTGATCAATTGGGTTCCGTTCCTGTGTCTGTGGAATCTGCAACAACTTCAACAAGCCATGGTTATGACAAAGATTCTGATTATGATGTAGGCAGATGA